GAAACGATACATGGCAATCCACCGTCTCGGGGACGGCCCATCTTAATTCAATAACGATCAGCACATGACAACTACCCGAAAAACCGCCTTTTCGTCAAGGGCAAACCGCCGGTGCCGCCTTGACGCCGCCATTGCGGCTACCTATATTTTTTCTGTTCCCGATTCACGCACACTGCGCGGCGACGGATTCGCCGTTTTTGACAACATCAGGAGATTCGTTCATTCATGGCCAAAGACTATTACGCGGCTCTCGGGCTGGACAAGAATGCCAGCGCCGACGAAATAAAGAAGGCCTATCGCAAGCTGGCCGTCAAATACCACCCGGACAAGAACCCCGGCGACAAGAAGGCCGAAGAGCGGTTCAAGGAGATTTCGGAGGCCTACGCCGTGCTGTCCGACCCGGAAAAGAAACGGCAGTACGACCAGTTCGGCGACGCCGCCTTTCACCAGCGCTTCAGCCAAGAGGACATATTCCGCGGCACCGATTTCAACGAGATTTTCCGCGAATTCGGCTTCGGCGGCGGCATCGAGGACATTTTCGGCAGCCTGTTCGGCGACCGTCAGGGAAGCTTCTTTCACGGCGGCGGGCGCCAGGTGGTGCGCGGGCAGGACTATGTGCTGAAGCTGGACATCCCCTTCCGCATGGCCGTGGAAGGGGGCGAGCGGCGGGTCCGCTTTCGCGGCGACCAGGGGACCGAGGAGGTCCAGGTGCGAATTCCCCCCGGTGTCGAGGAAGGGCAACGCCTGCGCGTCGCCGGACGCGGCGGCCACAGCCCCGGCGGCGGCCCGCGCGGCGACCTGCTGCTCGACATCCACATCGAGCCGGACCCGGTCTTTACCCGCCAGGGCAGGGATCTCTATGTCGACGTTTACGTTCCTTTCAGCGGCATCTGCCTCGGAACCAGCGTCGACATACCGACCCTGTCGGGAACCAGGCGGGTCAAGATCAAGCCCGGGACCCGCAGCGGCACCAAGGTGCGCCTGAAGGGCTTCGGCGTCAATGGACGCAACGGCGACAGCGGCGATCTCTACGCTGTCATCCGTGTCGAGGTTCCGGCCAGTCTCACCCCGCAGCAGCAGGAACTGCTCGAAAAGCTGAGAGAGACCGGCCTGTAACGGATCGTTCGGATTGCTGACAACCCGGGCAT
This Geothermobacter ehrlichii DNA region includes the following protein-coding sequences:
- a CDS encoding DnaJ C-terminal domain-containing protein, producing MAKDYYAALGLDKNASADEIKKAYRKLAVKYHPDKNPGDKKAEERFKEISEAYAVLSDPEKKRQYDQFGDAAFHQRFSQEDIFRGTDFNEIFREFGFGGGIEDIFGSLFGDRQGSFFHGGGRQVVRGQDYVLKLDIPFRMAVEGGERRVRFRGDQGTEEVQVRIPPGVEEGQRLRVAGRGGHSPGGGPRGDLLLDIHIEPDPVFTRQGRDLYVDVYVPFSGICLGTSVDIPTLSGTRRVKIKPGTRSGTKVRLKGFGVNGRNGDSGDLYAVIRVEVPASLTPQQQELLEKLRETGL